The genomic interval CCACCGGCCGAGCCCGAAGAACCCGCCGCCGCGGCCGAAGAACAGGTCAATCTGCAAGAAGAATTGCAGATTTTGGACAAACGACCGGCCCCCGTGGATGCTTCACAAGCCGAACGGGAAGATTGGCAAGCTGCGATCGAAGAACGGGAACTCTACATCGTTTCGCTCGTTCGAATGTTGCGAGTTCTCCAAGCGCGATGTCGCGGCCCGATTGAAGACGTGCCCGAAGACGAAATCTCCGACGAGCAACGCAGCCGGTTGGTCGACCTCGAAAACACTCTGCACCAAAAACTTCGGCAGGGTGAAGTGGAATTGTCGATGGAACGGGCACGGGTCGGACGATTGGAGTCACGAATCCGCCAACGGGAATCGGAAATTCAACGCATCTTGAAGCAACGTGATCAAGCCAACGGAGAGACCAACGAATCCGACTCGCGAAATCGTCGTTGGATGCGATTCATCGGCCGTGCCAAAGAAGATGGTGCCAACTAAGCGGCAAGTTCAGAATAACCTACGACACCCCGAACGACGCCTGCAACACAGCTTCATCGGTTTCACCGAATCGAAAAACACGACCGGTATCGAGATTATGCAGCACGATTTCCGCTGGACTGAAGAGTAGCGGGTCAATCTTGTAGAAGTCGTGATTGGCGGCTTTGAAAATCTCTTGGAACGGCCGCCCGTAATCGTTGGACGATGAAGCCGGGACTTTCGGTCCGATTGTCTCAAGAGATTCGTCGTCCCCCGTGACCCACAGTGTGACGCGACCGCCATACAAAATGGCATCATTCGTGCGGCCGAGTCCGGTGAGGAAATCCGTCGCCACGGGTGGCAGCGGTGCGGTCCCAAAACCACTGCGGACCCGCTGCACATCGAAGCCAACTTCGTGAAGTTTGTGTAGAGCAGTCTCGACGGAGCGGGCCACGATCTGCACGTTCCCAGCTTGGCTCGCGGTCGGCGCGACCGCCAACGTGATTCGTGGCGACGAACCCGATTTCTCTGCGAGGTGGTCGAACACATCCGCCGTCGGTAGCGTGTCGGTCTCTAAGATGCCGACGAGATGCTCACTGTCTTCGCGGTACTGGAATTCCTCGAACAACGGTTCCTGAGACGCCGCCGCTCGCATCGGTCCCGAACCCATCCCGAAAAACTTGTCGACGGAAACACTCCAGCCCGCATACTGACTGAACAAGCAAGCGGGCAGCGGATGATCGGTTTGCACGGCGACGGTTGGCCAATCCATTCCAGCCAGGGGGCTCGTTGTGAGCGAGACGTCCGCCAAACCAGCCAAACAAAGACGACTGAGCAACAAACCCGCGTTGAGTCCGCCTTCAGTCTCGACGCCAAAGTCCCAAAGCGTGTAGCGATCGGAAATTTCCTGCCGGGCAATTCGCAAGGAATCGGTTTGCTCGGCCACAGAACCAAGCAATTCGGCGGAACGAAGATTGAGTGCGAAACTCATGGGTGGCATCCTGCGTCAGTGGCGTTCGCGAGTATCAGTCAGGCAACGACCTACTTTTTCGCGTTCTGGTCTCGGGTGAGATAATCCGGCAGATCTTGCGGTTGGAAGCGGAGACGAATGTCTTGTTGGCAACAATCACACGGCTTGATTTCGTACATGGGAATCGAGCAGATATCGCACCAGTAGTCTGTGTACATCCGCTGGTTGTCGTCGTCGAAAGTGAAGACCATCAGCACTTGCAGATACGGCAACCCTTTGCGTTGGTAGCCGACAAGTTCGACTTTCCGGTTCCGCAATCGTTTGTCCTGATAGAACGCCCGCCCTCGCCAATCCGCCACGATTGGCAGCAACTTCCCCTCCGGCGTTTCGAGCGCCACTTGCTCTTTCATTTCCTCAAATGCCGTGATGCCGCGTTTTTCGAGGGCATCTTTCACGATCACCACCCGCCCCCGAAAAAGCTCTTTCTTCGGCGTTGGCTTGGTTTCTTTTTGGTCCGAGTTTGCAAGACCAGATGAACCAAGACACAAACAAGTAATGCCAATCAGAAGACTGCGATAGCACATCACGAGCATTTCCGTGCAAGAGGTGCCACCACTCAACATCGGTGGCTTGGTGTCGTGCGTGAATTCCGGTCAAAAACTACACAGCCGATTGTCCAACGACAACAATTTTGACCGGTACTTTTTGATTCTTCTTGCCACCAACTTCGGCGGGGATGCCGGCTTCGAAGACCCAGAAATCATTGTCCTCATCGTGCGTGAGTTTGGCGTCTTTTGATTCGGCATCGGGGAGCAGTGAAAGAATCGCGGGGTGCGTGGAACCGGCGGCGTCGGCACTTTTTTCGTTCAGCGAGTCTTTCATGTCGATCTTCGCTGGGTCTTGGTCGGCCTTCGCGGGTAACGCCATCAGGAAGTCGGCAGTTTCGCTGGTGCCGATGTGGTTGCCGTCCATCGGTTGTTGACCGTACCGCAGTGTGTACGTGCCTGGTTGAAGTTCCTGTCCCCGGAAGTCTGCAAACTTCGAACCTTTCGGAACATGAATCGCACCGATGAGTTGACCATCCTCAAAGGGGTACTTCACATAGAAACCAGGTTCAAAATCGCCAGGGATGCCGGTGAGATTCGCAAACCATACCGTCACCAAATCGCCATCCGCGGTTTTGATCCGATGCCCAGACTTATCGAGGACGGCGGCGATCTTCTTGGAAAGCCCTTCCGGAGCGGCATCCACCGACTTCACCGACGGTTTGGAGTCGGCCGCAACCGCACCTACACAAACAAGGCAGCAGGCGAAAACTGTCATCAGGATGGAACGAGTCGGCATGGCTATTCCTCTCGGCTCGGTGAAACGCGGTGTGATCGACCTCCACATTTTAACCGGCCGGAAGTGACATCACACCCCAGCTACGGAAAAACCATCTGAGATCGCGTTGCCAAAGCACCACCAATCCATCGATCGAACATGCCACCCCCGTCGAGAGCCGGACCAACGGGTGTCTCATGAAATCAATCGCCGGTGTCTGCCGGTGATTCGTCGTCCTTGGTTTCTAGTCCCAATTTGGTGTCGGTGAATGTCCAAAAAATCAACAACAGGCCAGCCACAATCCCAGCGGGAACGGCGAAGAACAGCGAGAAGTTCGCCATGTCCGGAGTAGTCAGACGACAAATTCGGCCCCACCACCCAGCCAACAGGAACCCCAATGGCAGTGCGATGCCGAGTGTTAGAAACGCGAAGATATTCTGAGCCGTCGCTTTGGTATCGGGCGGACAACGACGGTCCAAGTACAACTGCACGACAATCACCAGAAACACATGACACACCCCATGCAAGCTGACTCCGAACATCACCACAGCGAACGGCGTGTCCGCAGCGAACAATCCATACCGCACCAGCCACGCCAACATGCCGAGTGCAAACGTGATTTTCGCTCCCCACCGTGCTAAGCACCAATGTAATAACGCCAGACAGGGGAATTCGGAGATCTGCCCGACCGTCATCACCGCCGGAACCCAGTGAGCACTGATTCCCAGATGCTCCAACAGAATCGGCACCGCAAGACTGTATGTCGGCACGACCAATGCCAACGCGAAACTAATCGCAATCAACAAGGCCACTTGCGGATCAAGAAACAACCGCAACACGGAGAGAACCGCAAATCGTTCGCGGATTCGTGTTTTCTTGCGATTGGCTTTCCGTTCGGCTCGTGAGAGTTTTTCTGTCCGAACGTGCAACGGCGGCGTTTTCGGAAGGAACACGCAGAAGGCGCTCAGCGCGAACGACAGAATCGCAGCGATGTCGAACGCGTCGTCGCTGGACGGTGAACCGAGGAAATCGAACACCGTTCCCGCTTCGTTGAACAGTACTCCTCCGCCGGGAAACGCGCGGTACAACCAAACGGAAAATTCTCTCTGACCCAACCACAGCGACAACCCCAACCCCGCCAACACCCAACCGACGGTTCCCCAAATTCGAATCGAACCAAATTGGGAGTCAGGGTCGGTCAGGTGTCGGAATGTCAGCGAACTCGCGAGCGGAATCGTCGGAAAATACGCGGCTGCGTAGACAGCAATCAAACCGAGCAGCACGGGGAAGTTGTCTTGCGTTTCCGCGTACACACGGGCCGCTTCGGGGATGTACGTCAGCGTGAAGCCGCCGAGAAAATGAGCGATCGCCAGATACTTTTCACTGTGCATCCAGCGATCGCAAACCTGCCCGACCACCAACGGAGCCACCAACAACCCAAGCGCCGCGACTGCCATCAACTGCCCGAGTTGCTGGGCATCGACCCGGTGCTCGGTGAAATACAACGGCAAATACGTCAGCGTGGAACCAGTGATTCCCCACTGCAACGCCCACAAGACCGACAACCGCCAGCGAAGAGACGTGGAAATCGGCGAGGACATGAAGTCGAAATCCGTTACTTGTTGTCAGTTGTCGGCTCAGAAGACGCAAACGTGCATCACATCATCGTGGTTGCTGGCGTCGACTTATCCGGTCATGGGTTTTCCGGGGCATCATCGGTCGGTTCTGAAGCCTCCGGCAGCGGATCGGTCGTTTTGAGTGTATCGGCGGCCAATTCCTCTTCCGTCGGGGCGGCTTGAGTGTCGTCTTGGAAGAGGACTCCGAAGACGATCATCACAATCGCGGCGAAGATACATGGTATCGTCCAAATCCACTGCCAATCCAACAATTGTAACGCCTTCATCGACTTTTCGTCGCGTTGGGCGGCATCGGCATCGATCGAATCTTGATAGTCCAACGCGGTGCGAATGTCGGACGAAACCTCACGGGAGGTCAGTTCGGTTACGGTGTCGATTCGCTCTTCAACCGACGGAACGTCTAGATCACCGGCGGCGTACACGTCACGCAATGCACCGGCCATGCCTTTCCACTCGTTGAATTGGGCTTTCTCCTCTTCGGACCAGTCTTTCAATTCCGCGTCGAGTTTATCGCTGGTCGCCTTCAGATCGTCGGCATGTTCCTTCGCTTCTTCGTTCAACGCGACCGCTTCCGGCGGCGTGAATGTGCCTTCAACCACACCGGCAATCCATGCCCCGATGAACATCCCGATCCCCAGCGTAAACAGAACGAGCATCCCTTGGGCTTGCCCGCGGATTTCCTTCGGAGCAGCTTTGTCGGTGTAGATTTGACCGGTCACAAAGAAGAAGTCGTAACAGATCCCGTGCAGCACAATCCCGATGAGCATCAAGCTGATCATGGGATCGGGCGTCGGTGCACCGATGGCGAACAACGCATACCGAATCACCCAACACGCCATCCCGACAAGCAACATCCACTTCACACCAAGCCGTTTGAAGAACAACGGCATTGCCAACATGAATACGATTTCGGAAATTTGTCCGTAGGACATCTTCGTCGCTGTGTTCGCGACGCCGGTTTGCTGCAAACTCTTGGCAGCCAGTTGGTAATAGAAGGCCAACGGAATGCAGATCAGGAACGAACTAATGATGAAGACCAAGAACGAACGGCGTTTGAGCAACACGAACGCGTCCATCCCCAACAATTCCCGAGCCGACGCCTTTTTGCCTTTGTTTGGCGGCGGAGTATGCGGAAGGGTGAAGCTGTAGAGGCCCAGAGCCGTCGCCGCGCTGATTGTCAGCCAGAACATCGAACGTTCGGAAGTCCATCCGAGCCAGTCGAGAGCGAAGCCGGCGATGATCCAACCGATCGTACCGAACACCCGAATCAGCGGAAATTGTTTTTCCGCGTCCGTCATGTTGTGCAACGCCAACGTGTTTGTCAGCGACAGGGTCGGATAGAAACAGAGCATGTGCAGAAAGAACGCCAGGTTAATCGCACTTGGCTCGGGATTGGGAACCGCCATCAGAGTAGTTGCCCAGTACATCGCCCCCGCACCGAGTAAATGCATAACCCCCAATACGCGTTCGGTGGCGAAGAAGCGGTCGGCAATCATTCCGAGAAAGAACGGCGAAAGCATCCCCGCGATCGGGCCCACACCGTACGTCCAACCGAAATCGCCCGGCGTGAAACCGATTTTCCCGAGGTACAACGGTGCCGTCACATACCACGACCCCCAAATGAAAAACTCCAAAAACATCATAATGGAGAGCCGGGGGCCAATCAGAGTGTGCATTTTTTAGGTCCTGCGATGGTGAAGTCTCAAAGGAGCGTCGTCAGAAATTTCTCTGTGCTCCGATGATGTCGAGTCATCTTCCCGATTGCAAACGCTCAGGCATCAGCTAACTTAAGGGAAGCAGGAGACGGTCGAAAAACCATGGTCTTTGCTGACAATCTGTCTCCTGATGCCTGTCATCTGATTCGTCGGAATGACTACTCGTTCTCTCTCGGTGAAACGATATGACTGCGATTCTTCAAGATGAATCCGACGTAATTCCGATTTCTCCCACCGCCGCATCGGTCTTGTCCGACGAAGACTTTCTGCGACACCTCGTGTGGGCAGAGACGGCCGATCGGCAGTTGACAGAGGCAGCCGATCAGGGCGATGTCGCAGCGGTCATTGCGCGACTGCGAAAACGCAATTTCGGCTTGGGAGCCAACTCAAACCGCAAATCCGTCCTGAAGATGCGGTTCGATCCTACGCCCGCGGCCTGGTCGATGGAAATTGCAGACGAGACAGAATCCACCCGAGATCTTTTCGACATCTGGACCGGCAAAGGGTTCCATTCCGGCAAAAAGAAGCATCGTCAGCAAGCCCTTCGAGACCTCGCCCGGTGGACCGAAAACCGGGAACAACGTATCCCGCTTTCCACCGGTGAAATTCTTGTCATCTGTGAACTCCTGCGGTGGGAACACGCCGCACTCAGTGATGACCAGATTTGGAAGCTCTGGCGAATGGCCTTAACCGCCACCCTGTCCCGGCCTCCCGAGAAAAACGACCCGATCGGTTCGCTTGTCCGTACCGGCGAATTGGCCTGGACAGCCGGACTGTTGTTCTCCGATGTTTTCGGCTTGGAGGCACTCCGAGAACAAGGACGAAGCACGTTATGGAATCGCTTGGAAGAATCGACCGACGGTGACGGTACACCCCGGGCGGAAATTCTGGAGAACCTGAGCGGTTGGCTGAGTGTGTGGACCCGTGCCGCCGAATGGGCACACGCTGCAAAAATTCCGTTGTGGCAAGACGAAGACCAATCCGAACGGTTCGCCGGTCTGGTCGAAACCTCCGCGGCCATGTTGGGACCAGACGGAAAACTTCCCGGTCACGACCGGCGTCTGAACGCGGTGCCGATGCTCGCTACGGCGGCCAAGTTAGCGGGATGGAAGAAGAAACACTCTGTGTTTCACTTGCTGCTCTCTCACGGTTTGGAATTCCCGATCAAGTCGTCATCCGGCAGTCCTCCGGCAAAACCAGAGCACGAATCGAGCCTTGCGTACCAATCCGATTTCGCATCCGTGGCCTGTTTGCGAACCGATTGGAACCGCGAGGCCGGTCGGATCGTCTTAACATATGATGACCCAATCCCCAGTATCGACCTGTCCGCGAATGGTGTTTCCTGGTTCTCGGGGGAGTGGGGTTGGCAGCTGAACGGTCCCACCGACCAACGAAAACAATCCGCGGAATGGACGTGTTCCTGCTCGTGCTGGTTCGACGATGACGAAGTCAGTTTTGTGGAACTGCAATGGAAGGTGTCCGAAGACATCCACATTGAACGGCAGATTCTTCTGGCTCGCGAAGAAAAATTCGCCGTGCTCGCCGATTGCGTGAGCGGGTTGGACGATGCCCCGCAACGTCTTCGCAGTCGTTTGCCACTCAGTATGGGTATTACATCGGCACAGGAGAAAGAAACCCGTGCATGGCAACTTCGATCCGGTAAACAATCCATGCGGGTCTTTCCGTTGCCCTTGCCGGACGATGTCGTGGAAGGCACAGCTGGTCAGCTCCAAGTCGATGCCGAATCGCTCACATTCGAGA from Thalassoroseus pseudoceratinae carries:
- the mch gene encoding methenyltetrahydromethanopterin cyclohydrolase encodes the protein MSFALNLRSAELLGSVAEQTDSLRIARQEISDRYTLWDFGVETEGGLNAGLLLSRLCLAGLADVSLTTSPLAGMDWPTVAVQTDHPLPACLFSQYAGWSVSVDKFFGMGSGPMRAAASQEPLFEEFQYREDSEHLVGILETDTLPTADVFDHLAEKSGSSPRITLAVAPTASQAGNVQIVARSVETALHKLHEVGFDVQRVRSGFGTAPLPPVATDFLTGLGRTNDAILYGGRVTLWVTGDDESLETIGPKVPASSSNDYGRPFQEIFKAANHDFYKIDPLLFSPAEIVLHNLDTGRVFRFGETDEAVLQASFGVS
- a CDS encoding MFS transporter, with amino-acid sequence MSSPISTSLRWRLSVLWALQWGITGSTLTYLPLYFTEHRVDAQQLGQLMAVAALGLLVAPLVVGQVCDRWMHSEKYLAIAHFLGGFTLTYIPEAARVYAETQDNFPVLLGLIAVYAAAYFPTIPLASSLTFRHLTDPDSQFGSIRIWGTVGWVLAGLGLSLWLGQREFSVWLYRAFPGGGVLFNEAGTVFDFLGSPSSDDAFDIAAILSFALSAFCVFLPKTPPLHVRTEKLSRAERKANRKKTRIRERFAVLSVLRLFLDPQVALLIAISFALALVVPTYSLAVPILLEHLGISAHWVPAVMTVGQISEFPCLALLHWCLARWGAKITFALGMLAWLVRYGLFAADTPFAVVMFGVSLHGVCHVFLVIVVQLYLDRRCPPDTKATAQNIFAFLTLGIALPLGFLLAGWWGRICRLTTPDMANFSLFFAVPAGIVAGLLLIFWTFTDTKLGLETKDDESPADTGD
- a CDS encoding nucleoside permease, yielding MHTLIGPRLSIMMFLEFFIWGSWYVTAPLYLGKIGFTPGDFGWTYGVGPIAGMLSPFFLGMIADRFFATERVLGVMHLLGAGAMYWATTLMAVPNPEPSAINLAFFLHMLCFYPTLSLTNTLALHNMTDAEKQFPLIRVFGTIGWIIAGFALDWLGWTSERSMFWLTISAATALGLYSFTLPHTPPPNKGKKASARELLGMDAFVLLKRRSFLVFIISSFLICIPLAFYYQLAAKSLQQTGVANTATKMSYGQISEIVFMLAMPLFFKRLGVKWMLLVGMACWVIRYALFAIGAPTPDPMISLMLIGIVLHGICYDFFFVTGQIYTDKAAPKEIRGQAQGMLVLFTLGIGMFIGAWIAGVVEGTFTPPEAVALNEEAKEHADDLKATSDKLDAELKDWSEEEKAQFNEWKGMAGALRDVYAAGDLDVPSVEERIDTVTELTSREVSSDIRTALDYQDSIDADAAQRDEKSMKALQLLDWQWIWTIPCIFAAIVMIVFGVLFQDDTQAAPTEEELAADTLKTTDPLPEASEPTDDAPENP